A genomic window from Streptomyces sp. NBC_01429 includes:
- a CDS encoding aldehyde dehydrogenase family protein — translation MSYFTDLAHQYIDGEWRTGSGSWDIIDFNPYNGEKLAAITVATAGEVDEAYRAAERAQPGWAATNPYARRTVLERVLRLVEERTDDIVEAIIDELGGTRTKAVYEVAAAGEFLREAVRLALRSEGRILPSPVDGRENRVHRLPVGVVGVISPFNFPFLVTLKSVAPALALGNAVVVKPNQNAPVTGGGLIARLFEDAGLPAGLLNVVVTDIAEIGDALIEHPVPKVISFAGSDRVGRHVGAVAGGHFKRALLQLSGNSALVVLDDLDEAGIDYAVDAAVFSRFFYQGQICMAANRVLVDRAVEREFTEKFVAKVAALRTGDPRDPETQIGPVINSSHADALTALVDQALAEGATALVRGNTRGNLVEPTVLTGLAPDSPLMRQEIFGPVVLLVPFDGEDEAVRLANDTPYGLSGAVHTARVERGVAFADRIVAGMMHVNDATVRDEPMVAFGGENASGLGRLNGDSALEAFTTQKWISVQHGRTEFPL, via the coding sequence ATGTCCTACTTCACCGACCTGGCCCATCAGTACATCGACGGCGAGTGGCGGACCGGCAGCGGCTCGTGGGACATCATCGACTTCAACCCGTACAACGGGGAGAAGCTCGCCGCCATCACGGTCGCCACGGCCGGTGAGGTGGACGAGGCGTACCGCGCGGCCGAGCGCGCGCAGCCCGGCTGGGCCGCGACCAACCCGTACGCCCGCAGGACCGTTCTCGAACGGGTGCTGCGGCTGGTCGAGGAGCGCACCGACGACATCGTCGAGGCGATCATCGACGAGCTGGGCGGTACCCGCACCAAGGCGGTGTACGAGGTGGCCGCCGCCGGTGAGTTCCTGCGCGAGGCCGTCCGGCTCGCGCTGCGCTCCGAGGGCCGGATCCTGCCCTCCCCGGTCGACGGCAGGGAGAACCGCGTCCACCGGCTGCCGGTCGGTGTCGTCGGGGTGATCAGCCCCTTCAACTTCCCGTTCCTGGTGACGCTCAAGTCGGTGGCGCCCGCGCTGGCGCTGGGCAACGCCGTGGTGGTCAAGCCCAATCAGAACGCGCCGGTGACCGGCGGCGGACTCATAGCCAGGCTCTTCGAGGACGCGGGGCTGCCGGCCGGACTGCTCAACGTGGTGGTCACGGACATCGCGGAGATCGGTGACGCGCTGATCGAGCACCCCGTCCCGAAGGTGATCTCCTTCGCGGGCTCCGACCGGGTGGGCCGCCATGTCGGGGCGGTCGCCGGCGGCCACTTCAAGCGGGCCCTGCTGCAACTGAGCGGCAACAGCGCGCTGGTGGTGCTGGACGACCTCGACGAGGCGGGGATCGACTACGCGGTGGACGCGGCGGTCTTCAGCCGCTTCTTCTACCAGGGCCAGATCTGTATGGCCGCCAACCGCGTCCTGGTGGACCGTGCCGTGGAGCGGGAGTTCACCGAGAAGTTCGTGGCGAAGGTGGCGGCGCTCAGGACCGGCGACCCGCGCGATCCCGAGACCCAGATCGGCCCGGTCATCAACAGCTCCCACGCGGACGCCCTGACCGCGCTGGTGGACCAGGCCCTCGCGGAGGGCGCGACCGCGCTCGTACGGGGCAACACCCGCGGCAACCTCGTGGAGCCGACCGTACTGACCGGTCTCGCGCCGGACTCCCCGCTCATGCGGCAGGAGATCTTCGGCCCCGTGGTGCTGCTGGTCCCGTTCGACGGCGAGGACGAGGCGGTACGGCTCGCCAACGACACTCCGTACGGACTGAGCGGCGCCGTCCACACCGCGCGGGTCGAGCGGGGCGTGGCGTTCGCCGACCGGATCGTCGCCGGCATGATGCACGTCAACGACGCGACCGTGCGGGACGAGCCGATGGTGGCCTTCGGCGGCGAGAACGCCTCGGGCCTGGGCCGGCTCAACGGGGACTCGGCGCTGGAGGCGTTCACCACGCAGAAGTGGATCTCGGTGCAGCACGGCCGTACGGAGTTCCCTCTGTAG
- a CDS encoding ATP-binding protein, producing MGMNGSTMLWPLRQGLPPTDLAGAAGSASCALPARYEAVRGARQFTRTTLSQWELSERFDDVALVVSELVTNALRHALPADTPREPHEPPVRLHLMRWSSRLVCAVRDPSHASPAARRTDEDCSAESGRGLFLVESFSDTWGWHPLAGSLHGKVVWALFRLEKD from the coding sequence ATGGGGATGAATGGATCGACCATGCTCTGGCCTTTAAGGCAGGGGCTTCCTCCCACCGACCTCGCTGGAGCGGCCGGTTCGGCTTCGTGTGCCCTGCCCGCCCGCTACGAGGCGGTGCGCGGGGCACGCCAGTTCACCAGGACCACGCTGTCCCAGTGGGAGCTGAGCGAGCGCTTCGACGATGTCGCGCTGGTCGTCTCGGAACTCGTCACCAACGCGCTGCGGCACGCGCTGCCCGCCGACACCCCGCGCGAGCCGCACGAGCCCCCGGTCCGGCTGCATCTGATGCGCTGGTCGTCGCGGCTCGTCTGCGCGGTACGGGACCCGAGCCACGCGAGCCCGGCGGCGCGCCGGACGGACGAGGACTGCTCGGCCGAATCGGGGCGCGGGCTGTTCCTGGTGGAGTCGTTCAGCGACACCTGGGGATGGCACCCGCTGGCCGGATCACTGCACGGCAAGGTGGTCTGGGCGCTGTTCCGGCTGGAAAAGGACTGA
- a CDS encoding DUF397 domain-containing protein produces MHHVYNGMAATELHGVVWQKSRHSNSQGSCVEFAKLPGGEVAVRNSRHPEGPALVYTPAEIESMLIGAKAGEFDHLISAT; encoded by the coding sequence GTGCACCACGTGTACAACGGCATGGCGGCCACAGAGCTTCACGGAGTCGTCTGGCAGAAGAGCAGGCACAGCAACTCCCAGGGATCCTGCGTGGAGTTCGCCAAGCTGCCGGGCGGGGAAGTGGCGGTACGCAATTCACGCCACCCCGAGGGACCGGCGCTCGTGTACACCCCTGCCGAGATCGAGTCCATGCTGATCGGCGCGAAGGCAGGGGAGTTCGACCACCTGATATCGGCCACCTGA
- a CDS encoding PadR family transcriptional regulator, whose product MSAIRLLVLSAVRQRGRAHGYQVRGDLEYWGAHEWSNAKPGSIYHALKQLAKQGLLLAHEVAPSTVGGPPRTEYELTEAGREEYLRLVRAALTTYDQKMDVLSAGIGAIVDLPRAEAVELLGERVRAIEAWRAEVTEHYVPEDGPEQLGHIGEIMNLWVHSADAGAQWTRGLIKRVEGGAYTFAGEGEPFVAVLADDEKNPYATGTPHPGDRR is encoded by the coding sequence ATGTCAGCGATCCGTCTGCTCGTGCTCAGCGCGGTCCGCCAGCGCGGGCGTGCCCACGGCTATCAGGTCAGGGGCGACCTGGAGTACTGGGGCGCCCACGAGTGGTCCAACGCCAAGCCGGGCTCGATCTACCACGCGCTGAAGCAGCTGGCGAAGCAGGGACTCCTGCTGGCGCACGAGGTCGCGCCGAGCACGGTCGGCGGTCCGCCGCGCACCGAGTACGAGCTGACCGAGGCCGGCCGCGAGGAGTACCTCCGGCTGGTGCGCGCCGCGCTGACCACGTACGACCAGAAGATGGACGTGCTCTCCGCGGGCATCGGCGCCATCGTCGACCTGCCGCGCGCCGAGGCCGTGGAGCTGCTCGGGGAGCGGGTGCGCGCGATCGAGGCGTGGCGGGCCGAGGTGACCGAGCACTACGTACCGGAGGACGGGCCCGAGCAGTTGGGCCACATCGGCGAGATCATGAATCTGTGGGTCCACTCGGCGGACGCGGGCGCGCAGTGGACGCGCGGCCTGATCAAGCGCGTCGAGGGCGGGGCCTACACCTTCGCGGGGGAGGGCGAGCCCTTCGTGGCGGTGCTCGCCGACGACGAGAAGAACCCGTACGCGACGGGAACGCCCCACCCGGGCGACCGCCGCTGA
- a CDS encoding glutamate decarboxylase, whose protein sequence is MSLHRGTDRAAKVPEEERAELRRLSLNPFYGEADPVGEMTSAPPTHRLPDGPTPPATAYQLVHDELMLDGNSRLNLATFVTTWMEPQATALMAECRDKNMIDKDEYPRTAELERRCVAMLAALWNAPDPSTAVGCSTTGSSEACMLAGMALKRRWATRNSARYPGSAKPNLVMGVNVQVCWEKFCAFWEVEARQVPMDGDRFHLDPRAAADLCDENTIGVVAVLGSTFDGSYEPVAELCAVLDALQERTGLDVPVHVDGASGAMIAPFLDEDLVWDFRLPRVSSINTSGHKYGLVYPGVGWALWRSPAELPEELVFRVNYLGGDMPTFALNFSRPGAQVVAQYYTFLRLGRDGYRAVQQTARDIATRLAERIEALGDFRLLTRGTELPVFAFTTAPGVTNFDVFDVSRRLREQGWLVPAYTFPANRQDLSVLRIVCRNGFSADLAALLIADLERVLPELRRQERPLDRDKSAATAFHH, encoded by the coding sequence ATGTCACTCCACCGAGGCACGGACCGGGCGGCGAAGGTGCCCGAGGAGGAGCGGGCCGAGCTGCGCAGGCTGTCGCTGAACCCGTTCTACGGGGAGGCGGACCCGGTGGGCGAGATGACCTCGGCGCCGCCCACGCACCGGCTGCCCGACGGTCCCACGCCGCCCGCCACGGCCTATCAGCTGGTCCACGACGAGCTGATGCTCGACGGGAACTCACGGCTCAACCTGGCCACCTTCGTCACCACCTGGATGGAGCCGCAGGCGACGGCGCTGATGGCGGAGTGCCGGGACAAGAACATGATCGACAAGGACGAGTACCCCCGTACGGCCGAGCTGGAGCGGCGCTGTGTGGCGATGCTCGCCGCGCTCTGGAACGCCCCCGACCCCTCGACGGCCGTCGGGTGTTCGACCACCGGGTCGAGCGAGGCGTGCATGCTCGCCGGGATGGCGCTCAAGCGGCGCTGGGCCACCCGCAATTCCGCCCGCTATCCGGGCAGCGCCAAACCGAATCTCGTGATGGGCGTCAACGTCCAGGTCTGCTGGGAGAAGTTCTGCGCCTTCTGGGAGGTGGAGGCGCGCCAGGTGCCCATGGACGGCGACCGCTTCCATCTCGATCCCCGGGCGGCGGCGGACCTCTGCGACGAGAACACCATCGGCGTCGTGGCAGTCCTCGGCTCCACCTTCGACGGCTCCTACGAACCGGTCGCCGAGCTGTGCGCCGTGCTGGACGCGCTCCAGGAGCGTACGGGGCTCGATGTGCCCGTCCACGTCGACGGCGCCTCCGGCGCGATGATCGCGCCGTTCCTCGACGAGGACCTCGTCTGGGACTTCCGGCTGCCGCGCGTCTCCTCGATCAACACCTCGGGGCACAAGTACGGGCTGGTCTACCCGGGCGTCGGCTGGGCGCTGTGGCGCTCCCCCGCCGAACTCCCCGAGGAGCTGGTCTTCCGGGTGAACTACCTGGGCGGCGACATGCCCACCTTCGCGCTGAACTTCTCCCGGCCGGGCGCGCAGGTGGTCGCGCAGTACTACACGTTCCTGCGGCTGGGCAGGGACGGTTACCGGGCCGTCCAGCAGACCGCCCGCGACATCGCCACGAGGCTGGCCGAACGGATCGAGGCGCTGGGCGATTTCCGGCTGCTCACCCGGGGCACCGAGCTGCCCGTGTTCGCCTTCACGACCGCCCCCGGCGTGACGAACTTCGATGTCTTCGACGTCTCGCGGCGGCTGCGCGAACAGGGCTGGCTGGTGCCCGCCTACACCTTCCCGGCGAACCGTCAGGACCTCTCCGTCCTGCGGATCGTCTGCCGCAACGGCTTCTCGGCGGATCTGGCCGCGCTGCTCATCGCTGACCTGGAGCGGGTACTGCCGGAGCTGCGCCGCCAGGAACGCCCGCTGGACCGCGACAAGTCGGCCGCGACGGCCTTTCACCACTGA
- a CDS encoding ion channel protein, whose translation MNADAPSAPPAPAPSARALLPLVAPALLVGVASALVLLGVSVVAERFEDVLWGTLPDALGVGRYSALWIIVMLTATGLTVGIVVRQVHGHAGPDPATTGLVDAPMPAGVVPGLLVVTVLALAGGVSLGPENPITAANIALAYWLGRRAAPGAPAALWVGLGAAGTIGALFGTPVAAALILTETMAARPGPGTLWDKLFGPLIAAGAGGLTTVLIARPTFDLGLPKYPGTHWGDLLTALVIAPLAAALAMAAVYAFPYVHALFRRLRHPVLALTAGGLVLGLLGALGGHLTLFKGLSEARTLAERPDGWSAGSFALMAVVKLAALLTAAACGFRGGRIFPAVFVGVALGLCAHALVPAAQPTLAVVCGVLGVLLAVTRQGWLSLFTAAVLVADPNVLPLLCVATLPAWLLVTGRPRMQLREYGTALR comes from the coding sequence GTGAATGCCGACGCTCCGTCCGCCCCGCCCGCCCCCGCGCCCTCCGCGCGCGCCCTGCTGCCGCTGGTCGCGCCCGCGCTGCTGGTGGGAGTGGCCTCGGCGCTGGTGCTGCTCGGGGTGAGCGTGGTCGCCGAGCGGTTCGAGGACGTGCTGTGGGGGACGCTGCCGGACGCGCTCGGGGTGGGGCGCTACTCCGCGCTGTGGATCATCGTCATGCTGACGGCCACCGGCCTCACGGTGGGGATCGTCGTACGGCAGGTGCACGGACACGCCGGGCCGGATCCGGCGACCACCGGGCTCGTCGACGCGCCGATGCCGGCCGGGGTGGTGCCGGGGCTGCTGGTGGTCACCGTACTGGCCCTGGCCGGCGGGGTGAGTCTCGGTCCGGAGAACCCGATCACGGCGGCCAATATCGCGCTCGCCTACTGGCTGGGCCGCAGGGCGGCGCCCGGGGCGCCGGCCGCGCTGTGGGTGGGGCTCGGCGCGGCGGGCACGATCGGGGCGCTGTTCGGCACCCCCGTGGCCGCCGCGCTGATCCTGACGGAGACCATGGCCGCGCGGCCGGGGCCCGGCACGCTGTGGGACAAGCTGTTCGGGCCGCTGATCGCCGCCGGCGCGGGCGGGCTGACCACGGTGCTGATCGCCCGGCCGACCTTCGACCTCGGCCTGCCGAAGTACCCCGGGACCCACTGGGGCGACCTGCTGACGGCCCTGGTGATCGCCCCGCTCGCGGCGGCGCTCGCAATGGCGGCCGTCTACGCGTTCCCGTACGTCCACGCCCTCTTCCGGCGGCTGCGGCATCCCGTCCTCGCGCTCACGGCGGGCGGTCTCGTGCTCGGCCTGCTGGGGGCGCTGGGCGGGCATCTGACGCTCTTCAAGGGGCTGTCGGAGGCCAGGACCCTGGCGGAGCGCCCCGACGGCTGGTCGGCCGGCTCGTTCGCCCTGATGGCCGTGGTGAAGCTGGCCGCCCTGCTGACCGCCGCCGCCTGCGGCTTCCGCGGCGGCCGGATCTTCCCGGCCGTCTTCGTCGGCGTCGCCCTCGGCCTGTGCGCCCACGCGCTCGTCCCGGCCGCCCAGCCCACGCTCGCGGTGGTCTGCGGCGTCCTCGGGGTGCTGCTCGCGGTCACCCGGCAGGGGTGGCTGAGCCTGTTCACCGCTGCGGTCCTGGTCGCGGACCCGAACGTCCTCCCGCTGCTCTGCGTGGCCACCCTGCCGGCCTGGCTGCTGGTCACCGGCCGCCCCCGGATGCAGTTGCGCGAGTACGGCACGGCGCTGCGGTGA
- a CDS encoding helix-turn-helix domain-containing protein, with the protein MGRVGDVTAAESGGSVVRRILLGSQLRRLRETRGITREAAGYSIRASESKISRMELGRVSFKARDIEDLLTLYGVADEGERAALLGLAREANVAGWWHSFGDVLPGWFQTYIGLEGAASLIRIYEVQFVHGLLQTEAYAHAVVTRGQPDAPCAEVERRVALRLERQKVLVSERAPRFHAILDEAALRRPYGDRAVMQGQLRHLIEISEQPNITLQVMPFSFGGHAGESGAFTMLSFPESDLSDVVFLEQLTSALYLDKGEEVGQYERVMARLQEDSPGPEESRDVLRGLLQLI; encoded by the coding sequence ATGGGGAGGGTTGGAGACGTGACCGCAGCCGAATCGGGCGGTTCCGTGGTGCGGCGCATCCTGCTGGGCTCACAACTGAGGCGGCTGCGCGAGACGCGCGGCATCACCCGTGAAGCCGCCGGCTACTCGATCCGCGCTTCCGAGTCCAAGATCAGCCGTATGGAGTTGGGACGGGTGAGCTTCAAGGCCAGAGACATCGAGGACCTGCTGACCCTCTACGGGGTGGCCGACGAGGGCGAGCGCGCTGCCCTGCTCGGTCTCGCCCGGGAGGCCAATGTCGCGGGATGGTGGCACAGCTTCGGCGATGTGCTGCCCGGCTGGTTCCAGACGTACATCGGTCTGGAGGGCGCCGCCTCCTTGATCCGCATCTACGAGGTGCAGTTCGTGCACGGACTGCTCCAGACAGAGGCGTACGCGCACGCCGTCGTCACCCGCGGCCAGCCCGACGCCCCCTGCGCCGAGGTCGAGCGCCGGGTCGCCCTGCGGCTGGAGCGGCAGAAGGTCCTCGTCTCCGAACGCGCCCCGCGCTTCCACGCCATCCTCGACGAGGCGGCGCTGCGCCGCCCGTACGGCGACCGTGCCGTCATGCAGGGCCAGCTGAGGCATCTGATCGAGATCTCGGAGCAGCCGAACATCACCCTTCAGGTGATGCCGTTCAGCTTCGGCGGGCACGCGGGCGAGAGCGGCGCGTTCACGATGCTGAGCTTCCCCGAGTCGGATCTCTCGGACGTCGTCTTCCTGGAACAGCTGACCAGCGCGCTCTATCTGGACAAGGGCGAGGAGGTCGGCCAGTACGAACGGGTGATGGCGCGGCTCCAGGAGGACAGCCCCGGACCGGAGGAGAGCCGAGATGTCCTGCGCGGACTGCTCCAATTGATCTGA